One Kribbella sp. NBC_00662 genomic region harbors:
- a CDS encoding LuxR C-terminal-related transcriptional regulator, whose amino-acid sequence MPTGRLSRRLSIVLAEDSLLLREGLASILDRAGHDVRDSVGDADTLLAVVRKDPPDLVITDVRMPPGHSDEGLRAAAAIRAELPAIGILVLSQYVADAYLSSLLETTTGGIGYLLKDRVGHVTEFLESLDRVADGGTVVDPEVVRQLLARRRNDGPLAALTPRELEVLALMAEGRVNASIAEQLVVSEAAVRKHVGNIFAKLRLEEGLDRRVSAVLTYLRG is encoded by the coding sequence GTGCCGACTGGGAGACTGAGCCGTCGATTGAGCATCGTGCTGGCTGAGGACTCACTGCTGTTGCGGGAGGGCCTGGCCAGCATTCTGGATCGCGCCGGGCACGACGTACGGGACAGTGTCGGGGACGCCGACACGCTGCTGGCCGTCGTACGCAAGGATCCGCCGGACCTCGTGATCACCGACGTACGGATGCCACCCGGGCACTCCGACGAGGGCCTGCGCGCGGCCGCCGCGATCCGGGCCGAGCTGCCGGCGATCGGGATCCTGGTGCTCTCGCAGTACGTCGCGGATGCGTACCTGTCGTCGTTGCTGGAGACAACGACCGGCGGGATCGGGTACCTGCTGAAGGACCGGGTCGGTCACGTCACCGAGTTCCTCGAGTCGCTGGACCGGGTCGCGGACGGCGGGACCGTGGTCGACCCGGAGGTCGTCCGTCAGCTGCTCGCCCGACGGCGCAACGACGGACCGCTGGCGGCGCTCACGCCGCGCGAGCTCGAGGTGCTCGCGCTGATGGCGGAGGGCCGGGTGAACGCGTCGATCGCGGAGCAGCTCGTGGTGAGTGAGGCCGCGGTCCGCAAGCATGTGGGAAACATTTTCGCCAAGCTGCGGTTGGAAGAAGGGTTGGACCGGCGGGTATCCGCGGTGCTGACCTACTTGAGAGGTTGA
- a CDS encoding AMP-binding protein, whose protein sequence is MATEQSTSAVTREFREARDFLVAHRDDYETAYRDFSWPAFERFNWARDWFDALAVEQADVAALTIVEEDGQVTSRTYAEMAERSRQVAGWLTEAGLKPGDRVLIVLGNQVELWETMLGCIRAGAVMIPATTLLTDGDLADRISRGNVRAVVTSGADAGRYAGIADHCIRVAVGVEAEGWLRYSDTESYDGPVPEVDTAADDSLLLYFTSGTTSQPKLVEHTQVSYPLGHLSTMYWIGLQPGDVHLNVSSPGWAKHSWSNVFAPWNAGATVFLYNYTRFNAERMLQVLQEYGVTTFCAPPTVWRMLIQADLSAVDVQIRECISAGEPLNPEVIEQVRNAWDITIRDGYGQTETTAQIGNTPGQPVKLGSMGRPLPGYSIALIDPASDVIGDDGEICIELAPAPVPLMRGYRDADELTAEVMRNGYYHTGDVASRDADGYITYVGRSDDVFKASDYRISPFELESVLIEHPAVAEAAVVPSPDPVRLAVPKAYVVLAAGHEPSRELAGEILAFCREHLAPYKRIRRLEFADLPKTISGKIRRVELRADEAAKVESGAGNTYDEADFK, encoded by the coding sequence ATGGCGACGGAGCAGAGCACCTCGGCGGTGACCCGGGAGTTCCGGGAGGCGCGGGACTTCCTGGTGGCGCACCGGGACGACTATGAGACGGCCTACCGCGACTTCAGCTGGCCGGCGTTCGAGCGGTTCAACTGGGCGCGGGACTGGTTCGACGCGCTGGCGGTCGAGCAGGCCGACGTGGCGGCGCTGACGATCGTCGAAGAGGACGGCCAGGTCACCTCCCGGACATACGCCGAGATGGCCGAGCGGTCCCGCCAGGTCGCCGGCTGGCTCACCGAGGCGGGCCTGAAGCCAGGTGACCGCGTCCTGATCGTGCTCGGCAACCAGGTCGAGCTGTGGGAGACGATGCTCGGCTGCATCCGGGCCGGCGCGGTGATGATCCCCGCGACCACCCTGCTCACCGACGGCGACCTCGCCGACCGCATCTCTCGCGGCAACGTCCGCGCGGTGGTCACCAGCGGCGCCGACGCCGGCCGGTACGCCGGGATCGCGGACCACTGCATCCGCGTCGCCGTCGGTGTGGAGGCAGAAGGTTGGTTGCGGTACTCCGACACCGAGAGCTATGACGGTCCGGTTCCAGAGGTCGACACCGCGGCCGACGACTCGCTCCTGCTCTACTTCACCTCCGGTACGACGAGCCAGCCGAAGCTGGTCGAGCACACGCAGGTCAGCTACCCGCTGGGCCACCTGTCCACGATGTACTGGATCGGTCTGCAGCCCGGCGACGTACACCTCAATGTGTCATCGCCAGGCTGGGCCAAGCACTCGTGGAGCAACGTGTTCGCGCCGTGGAACGCCGGTGCGACCGTCTTCCTCTACAACTACACGCGCTTCAACGCCGAGCGGATGCTCCAGGTCCTGCAGGAGTACGGCGTGACCACGTTCTGCGCACCGCCGACGGTGTGGCGGATGCTGATCCAGGCCGACCTGTCCGCGGTCGACGTACAGATCCGCGAGTGCATCTCGGCCGGTGAGCCGCTCAACCCCGAGGTGATCGAGCAGGTCCGCAACGCCTGGGACATCACGATCCGCGACGGGTACGGACAGACCGAGACGACCGCGCAGATCGGCAACACCCCTGGTCAGCCGGTGAAGCTGGGGTCGATGGGCCGGCCGCTGCCCGGGTACAGCATCGCGCTGATCGACCCGGCCTCCGACGTGATCGGCGACGACGGCGAGATCTGCATCGAGCTGGCCCCGGCGCCGGTCCCGCTGATGCGCGGGTATCGCGACGCGGACGAGCTGACCGCCGAGGTGATGCGCAACGGGTACTACCACACCGGCGACGTCGCGAGCCGGGACGCGGACGGCTACATCACGTACGTCGGGCGCTCGGACGACGTGTTCAAGGCCAGCGACTACCGGATCTCGCCGTTCGAGCTCGAGTCCGTGCTGATCGAACACCCCGCGGTCGCCGAGGCAGCCGTCGTACCGTCACCGGACCCGGTGCGCCTCGCCGTACCCAAGGCGTACGTCGTCCTCGCCGCGGGGCACGAGCCGTCGCGGGAACTCGCCGGGGAGATCCTGGCGTTCTGCCGCGAGCACCTGGCGCCGTACAAGCGGATCCGGCGACTCGAGTTCGCCGACCTGCCGAAGACGATCTCCGGCAAGATCCGCCGTGTCGAGCTGCGCGCCGACGAGGCGGCCAAGGTGGAGAGCGGCGCCGGGAACACCTACGACGAGGCCGACTTCAAGTAG
- a CDS encoding SLC13 family permease, with protein MVERIAPVLVFLIAVTVIAELADQAKVFDVAAREAAHLARGRVWRLWLLVVVLATGLTIVLSLDTCAVLLTPVVLSMARQLEIPPKLFAFTTVWLAGTASLLLPVSNLTNLLALHQFRQLDASFISVSWRPAIASILITVVVLAVLFHRDLRRTYDVPPTPPVEDKVLFWGSAGVCVLMGPAFVSGVEVAWPASIGAIVLVVLFAIRRRSVLRWSLVPYKLVITVVVLFTVVAFLSDHGLEGLLRRIAGTTSELRLSATAAVGANLFDNLPAYLAMEPVASNSPHRMMALLIGVNCGCLLTLWGSLATLLWRARCDAARVDISWWSFLWRGLILTPLVVTGAVLALNG; from the coding sequence TTGGTCGAGCGCATCGCGCCGGTGCTGGTCTTCCTGATCGCCGTGACCGTCATCGCCGAACTGGCCGACCAGGCCAAGGTGTTCGACGTCGCGGCGCGAGAGGCCGCGCACCTCGCCCGCGGCCGGGTCTGGCGGCTCTGGCTGCTGGTCGTCGTGCTCGCCACCGGGCTCACAATCGTGCTGTCACTGGACACCTGCGCGGTACTGCTCACGCCGGTCGTGCTGTCGATGGCGCGCCAGCTGGAGATCCCGCCGAAGCTGTTCGCGTTCACCACGGTCTGGCTGGCCGGTACGGCGTCTTTGCTACTGCCCGTGTCCAATCTCACGAACCTGCTCGCCCTGCATCAGTTCCGCCAGTTGGACGCCTCCTTCATCTCGGTCAGCTGGCGACCGGCGATCGCGTCGATCCTGATCACAGTCGTCGTACTCGCGGTCCTCTTCCACCGGGACCTGCGCCGGACGTACGACGTACCGCCGACCCCGCCGGTCGAGGACAAGGTGCTGTTCTGGGGCTCCGCGGGCGTCTGTGTGCTGATGGGACCCGCGTTCGTGTCCGGTGTCGAGGTGGCGTGGCCGGCCAGTATCGGGGCGATCGTGCTGGTCGTGCTGTTCGCGATCCGGCGGCGGAGCGTGCTGCGATGGTCGCTGGTCCCGTACAAGCTCGTCATCACGGTCGTGGTGCTGTTCACCGTTGTCGCTTTCCTCAGCGATCACGGGCTCGAGGGCCTGCTCCGCCGGATCGCCGGAACCACCTCCGAGCTGCGGCTGAGCGCGACTGCGGCCGTCGGGGCGAACCTGTTCGACAACCTCCCGGCGTACCTGGCCATGGAGCCGGTCGCTTCGAACAGTCCGCACCGGATGATGGCGCTGCTGATCGGCGTCAACTGCGGCTGTCTGCTCACCCTCTGGGGCTCCCTCGCCACGCTCCTGTGGAGGGCACGCTGCGACGCCGCCCGCGTGGACATCTCCTGGTGGTCATTCCTGTGGCGCGGTCTCATCCTCACGCCACTTGTCGTGACAGGAGCTGTTTTGGCACTGAATGGGTAA
- a CDS encoding DUF2630 family protein, with protein sequence MTDDKSIIGRIDDLVAEEKDLRAKHAAGQISDADEHARLKAVEIELDQCWDLLRQRRARREFGENPDDAQARSADTVEGYLN encoded by the coding sequence ATGACCGACGACAAGAGCATCATCGGGCGGATCGACGACCTGGTCGCGGAGGAGAAGGACCTCCGGGCCAAGCACGCCGCCGGGCAGATCAGTGACGCCGACGAGCACGCGCGGCTGAAGGCTGTCGAGATCGAGCTGGACCAGTGCTGGGACCTGCTCCGGCAGCGGCGGGCGCGGCGTGAGTTCGGCGAGAACCCGGACGACGCGCAGGCCCGTTCGGCCGACACCGTCGAGGGCTACCTGAACTAG
- a CDS encoding CoA-binding protein, producing the protein MDEAIRKILADCDTWAVVGLSNNTSRAAYGVARFLQSHGKRIVPVHPSAETVHGEQGYATLADIPFPVDCVDVFVNSGLAGDIADQAVGINAKAVWFQLDVVDQDAYDRTTAAGLTMVMNHCPAIEWGRLGPSL; encoded by the coding sequence ATGGACGAGGCGATCCGCAAGATCCTGGCCGACTGCGACACCTGGGCCGTGGTCGGGCTGTCGAACAACACGAGCCGGGCGGCGTACGGCGTGGCGCGGTTCCTGCAGAGTCACGGGAAGCGGATCGTGCCGGTGCATCCGTCCGCGGAGACCGTGCACGGCGAGCAGGGGTACGCGACGCTCGCCGACATCCCGTTCCCGGTCGACTGCGTGGACGTGTTCGTGAACTCCGGCCTGGCCGGCGACATCGCGGACCAGGCGGTGGGAATCAACGCCAAGGCCGTCTGGTTCCAACTGGATGTAGTTGATCAGGACGCCTACGACCGCACGACCGCAGCCGGGCTGACCATGGTCATGAACCATTGCCCGGCGATCGAGTGGGGGCGTCTCGGACCATCGCTCTGA
- a CDS encoding TIGR03667 family PPOX class F420-dependent oxidoreductase — translation MFTIDTSTGFGKRIARQLDDERIVWLTTVAKSGTPAPTPVWFLWRGDEILIGSEPDKAKLRNIAAHPQVSVNFNATHTGGDVGVITGTAVIESAPISGDELAAYNEKYAEDIAGLGMTPDQFHASYSVLIRITPEKLRGF, via the coding sequence ATGTTCACGATCGACACCTCCACCGGCTTCGGCAAGCGCATCGCGCGGCAGCTCGACGACGAGCGAATCGTCTGGCTGACCACGGTCGCCAAGTCCGGTACGCCGGCTCCGACGCCGGTGTGGTTCCTGTGGCGCGGCGACGAGATCCTGATCGGCAGCGAGCCGGACAAGGCGAAGCTGCGCAACATCGCCGCGCATCCCCAGGTCAGCGTCAACTTCAACGCGACCCACACCGGGGGAGACGTCGGCGTCATCACCGGCACGGCGGTGATCGAGAGCGCACCGATCAGCGGCGACGAGCTCGCGGCGTACAACGAGAAGTACGCCGAGGACATCGCCGGGCTCGGGATGACTCCGGATCAGTTCCACGCGTCGTACTCGGTCCTGATCCGGATCACCCCGGAGAAACTGCGCGGTTTCTAG
- a CDS encoding sensor histidine kinase, whose amino-acid sequence MESPKTAWAALASPRYLISSWPWRSYAYLFTSIPAGALGICVLVGLAAVSAVLSPILIGVLMLTAFPLIGAAIGWSERWRAGLMLVDGISSPHAKLPRGLTLRQRLAFRRREQASMRALGYSFVLGVFLWLVGGAFAGMSATILLTTLAAPIIADNDELGMGPWTLDSAWEGLIFLVLFGPVFYVVSSYLLGVIAGAEASLAKAMLGPRQEELQRNLAELRRSRLDLVDAFETERARIERHLHDGVQQRLVGLTMTLGLAELDLPDGEGRRLVVKAHSEAEAALADLRAAVRGIHPRVLVDHGLEAAVREVADRMPLPVTVQLSTTRLPPPIEAAAYFVVSEALANVAKHAQATKCEVAGWVDRDRLVITIQDDGIGGARLGAGTGLTGLVTRLDALGGTLDVDSPPGGPTRLRMECPCRLGD is encoded by the coding sequence GTGGAGAGTCCGAAGACGGCGTGGGCAGCGCTGGCCTCGCCGCGCTACCTGATCTCGTCGTGGCCGTGGCGGAGCTACGCGTACCTCTTCACGTCCATCCCCGCCGGCGCGCTGGGGATCTGCGTACTCGTGGGGCTGGCCGCGGTCAGCGCAGTACTCAGCCCGATCCTGATCGGCGTCCTGATGCTGACCGCGTTCCCGCTGATCGGTGCGGCGATCGGCTGGTCCGAGCGCTGGCGGGCCGGGCTGATGCTGGTGGACGGGATCAGCAGCCCGCACGCGAAGCTGCCGCGAGGACTCACGCTCAGGCAGCGGCTGGCCTTCCGCCGCCGGGAGCAGGCGTCGATGCGGGCGCTCGGCTACAGCTTTGTCCTCGGAGTTTTCCTGTGGCTCGTGGGCGGAGCCTTCGCCGGGATGAGCGCGACGATCCTGCTGACCACCCTGGCCGCGCCGATCATCGCCGACAACGACGAGCTGGGCATGGGGCCGTGGACCCTGGACTCGGCCTGGGAAGGGCTCATCTTCCTGGTCCTGTTCGGCCCGGTGTTCTACGTGGTCAGCTCATACCTGCTCGGGGTCATCGCCGGCGCGGAGGCGTCACTCGCGAAGGCCATGCTCGGACCACGGCAGGAGGAGCTGCAGCGCAACCTCGCCGAGCTGCGTCGCTCGCGGCTCGATCTGGTCGACGCGTTCGAGACCGAGCGGGCGCGGATCGAGCGGCACCTGCACGACGGCGTACAGCAGCGGCTGGTCGGGCTGACGATGACGCTCGGGCTGGCCGAGCTGGATCTACCGGACGGCGAGGGCCGGCGGCTGGTGGTCAAGGCGCATTCCGAGGCCGAGGCGGCGTTGGCGGACCTGCGGGCCGCGGTACGCGGGATCCATCCGCGGGTCCTCGTCGATCACGGGCTGGAGGCCGCCGTACGGGAGGTGGCGGACCGGATGCCGCTGCCGGTGACGGTGCAGCTGTCCACGACCCGGCTGCCACCGCCGATCGAGGCCGCGGCGTACTTCGTCGTGTCCGAGGCGCTCGCCAATGTCGCGAAGCACGCACAGGCGACGAAGTGCGAGGTGGCGGGCTGGGTGGATCGTGACCGGCTCGTCATCACGATTCAGGACGACGGGATCGGCGGCGCACGTCTCGGTGCGGGGACCGGACTCACCGGGCTGGTGACGCGGTTGGACGCCTTGGGCGGCACACTCGACGTCGACAGCCCACCCGGTGGGCCGACACGACTGAGAATGGAGTGCCCGTGCCGACTGGGAGACTGA